From Amphritea atlantica, a single genomic window includes:
- a CDS encoding alpha/beta hydrolase: MEQITAYDGAKIHYLRLGKGSPVIFLHGWSASAKDWLPFASALADHHEVICWDARGHGGHQQRPDTSTHIRDMANDLQQLIEHHQLENILLVGHSMGALTLWQYIRDFGCDKLSGACIVDQSPRLVTDEQWHYGIYGNFDKTANAQLISKLRDDFAEGLLQLVANGYNRKSYENYSRNSRGFQQMREHLQTLDSEPLVQCWESLSAADFTDVLPSMDIPALLIYGDESQFYAQPVAEYVRDNIADAELHIYENSDHSPQLFHRERFIWDLQKFALRISQ; encoded by the coding sequence ATGGAACAAATAACCGCTTATGACGGAGCAAAGATCCATTATCTGCGACTCGGTAAAGGCAGTCCGGTTATCTTCCTGCACGGCTGGAGTGCCAGCGCAAAAGACTGGTTGCCCTTCGCCTCAGCACTGGCCGACCATCACGAAGTGATCTGTTGGGATGCCCGGGGCCATGGCGGACATCAGCAGAGACCGGACACCAGCACTCATATCAGGGACATGGCAAATGATCTGCAACAGCTGATTGAACACCACCAACTCGAAAACATCTTACTGGTTGGCCACTCGATGGGTGCCCTCACCCTGTGGCAATATATTCGCGACTTCGGCTGTGACAAGTTGTCCGGAGCCTGCATTGTCGATCAGTCGCCCAGACTGGTTACCGATGAGCAATGGCACTATGGCATCTACGGCAACTTCGATAAGACTGCCAATGCGCAGCTGATCAGCAAATTGCGTGATGATTTTGCAGAGGGCTTGCTACAACTGGTTGCCAATGGCTACAACCGCAAGTCCTACGAAAACTATAGTCGCAACTCCCGTGGCTTTCAGCAGATGCGAGAGCACCTGCAAACGCTGGACAGTGAACCACTGGTACAATGCTGGGAGAGCCTCAGCGCAGCAGACTTCACCGATGTGTTGCCATCAATGGATATCCCCGCGCTGCTGATTTACGGCGATGAAAGTCAGTTCTATGCCCAGCCAGTGGCTGAGTATGTCCGGGATAATATTGCGGACGCCGAACTGCATATCTATGAAAACTCAGACCACTCGCCTCAGCTTTTCCACCGGGAGCGCTTTATCTGGGATCTGCAAAAATTTGCTCTCAGAATCAGCCAATAA